ttattcatagGGGAAGACAAAaagattataataatacagaTTATGATAAAAGCCTTTTTGATGATGTAGGTATACTATTATATGGAGAAAGTGGGTCTGGCAAAACTTTcatatcaaaaataataatagaagAATGTAATTGTAAttccattattataaattgcgctaatatatttaataaagtAATGGGTGAATCTGAAAAATGTcttaatgaaatatttgaatatgcaaaaaataaattacaaccatgtataattatgtttgatggtattgaaaatatttgttttaaacatgatttattttcaaattctATTGATAAATTTTCTGCACGATTAAAATTATGCTTTTACGAAAATCTAGATAAGTtacattttgaaaaaagatGGAATCTAAATAGTAAAAGAAATACTAATtcaattataattatttgtacAACCACtgatattaataatgttGATAGTAATTTATTAGTAAACCATAGAATCAgacatatatatcaaactaaaagttttaaattttgggaaaataaagatgTGTATAAACTTTTTGAAAACTGTTTAAGGtctaataatatagatccaaatgttttaataaattcagaaaaatttcaaaaatttatacaagaaaatatattaagtaGGAAGGATAAATTTTCACCCCTTGATATTTCGAATATGTGTTCAGATACATTAGCTCGATGCATAAAAATTGGCATTTCGAATGgttagaaaaaattaagagaATAAATCattgaaattatttttatttattttacaatcTATCATATTGCCATCTTTGCAACTGCCACTAATTAtattacacatatatatatgcatgcctttgttatatatttgacttatttacttttatttttttgttaggaaatgaaataaatctAGAAAGTTTCTGCAACATACTAAgggaaaattataaataaagtgataaatatggatatgtgatatttacatattctATTCTATGCTCATACGGTCgtttcaattttttcctttttcgTCACGTCAATTGGAATtcaattaattaaatttgtaattatgaaaatgaaaaatattatttttgagaaaaaaattctctatatgtttttttttttttaattttatattttatgaatttttcgtatttttttgctttatatatatttttttaatttatctcTTGAGTATATTAGAAGAAGGAGGGAAAACAAGAAACCAAATTATCATAACGAAAAATTACATTACCTAATGAtagtgataaaaaattggaagCATATTATTAAGGATACCAAATAAACAGCGAAATGCATAtatctattatatatacatagtAGTGAAAAATAGCCATGaataattatcataaatattcatgtaaattttagttcatttaaaataagCATTTTCCTCCTACTCATATGtgtacataataatatatacatatgcatacatatacatatgcatacatatacatatgcatacatatatatatgcatttttttaatgtaatGAAGAAGATATGTTTCTTTAATCATACATCCTAGTTTCCATTTGGAAcgtattaaaaattaaaaactttttcttttcattttttttgtgaaatTATAACATATTGAAAGTGAAATAATCCATCCGaatgatatttttcaaaatggGGAGCTACATTGATTTGAGTGGATACCAAATCCCAAAGTTCGAACAAATAAAAGCGAAAAAATGATGgtgcataaatatgtttactAATGATGTATAAGTATTCATATTtgaaatgtatatatatatatgtattttttctacCTGTCCAATAATTAATACATGTGtgttattttctttatatataaaggaaTGTGTTTGATAAGATGGATCCGTTCGAACGACACAAACTTATGATGTCCCTTCGTAtgttggaaaaaaatagaaatacTGATTGTCAATATTTAACTGACtatgatattttaaaaaaaaaatacaaattcaTACATGATGTGGTAAgaaaatttgaaatataaaaattaggATGTTCATATGATATTGTGTAGGAATGTGGGTATCATAAGGTTATGCAttaatgttattttttttttcatcaacTTTTTAGTCTAACGAAAAGAACTCGCTTTTGCAAAACTACTATAGCAGTATTTGCAACAAGTATGTTATATGCGATTTGtctaaatataaagaagcAAAGGTAGCgaaatgtacatatatatgtaaaacaCTTTTTATGTAACGTTCTACAACTTCTTATTAtgttgtataattttttggcGGCAAATTTGTAGATCGGGCTAAGGTGGAGAACAGAGGAGGAAATAATCAAAGGGAAAGGACACATAATATGCTCTTCtaaaaaatgtgataaTACCGatttaaatacatataaatttttatttcaatatGTTGAAGAAGGAATCGAAAAGAAagtaattttaataaaccagctttaatatgcatatataaggATAGACATGTTCTTATATTTCAcacttatttatatatgaattttaGCATATCcagtttttcattttacaaaaataaatatgataatataacaattatttaattatagaCGAACGTAAAAGTGCGGGCATGTATGGATTGCGCATATAAATTGCATTacaggaaaataaaaaaatatttaaaaaaaaaaaaaaaaaaaaaacgaaaagaGAAAAGGATTAAGCATAGATCAACCTCAAGTAATGAAAGTAGTAGCACTTCATCAAGCTTTGATGATAATCGATCAAAATCAACCAAACGGAAAAAATACTATGTAATACTctctctatatatatatatatatatatatatttgtgtgtgtgcatattaggatttaaaattatacaatCTTTTTCacgatataaaaatgttttcctttttttatttagatcaaaaaaaagcttgaaaaaatatcctTAAAGActcaagaaaaaaaaaacgaagaaaACATGTATTTTCATGatttgatattttaaagttttttaaatgtgtGTGGAAATTTGtcacatgtatatattaatttatttgtttcttGTGGAGCATACGCTTA
This Plasmodium chabaudi chabaudi strain AS genome assembly, chromosome: 12 DNA region includes the following protein-coding sequences:
- a CDS encoding conserved protein, unknown function (term=annotation;date=20130223;qualifier=removed_product=conserved Plasmodium protein, unknown function;qualifier=added_product=conserved protein, unknown function;curatorName=ucb@sanger.ac.uk;~pfam_scan;Pfam:PF09725.5; E()=7.8E-36;score=122.8;query 47-157;description=Fra10Ac1;~iprscan;InterPro:IPR019129 : Folate-sensitive fragile site protein Fra10Ac1;Pfam:PF09725; score=2.3E-34;query 47-157;description=Folate-sensitive fragile site protein Fra10Ac1) — its product is MGSYIDLSGYQIPKNVFDKMDPFERHKLMMSLRMLEKNRNTDCQYLTDYDILKKKYKFIHDVSNEKNSLLQNYYSSICNKYVICDLSKYKEAKIGLRWRTEEEIIKGKGHIICSSKKCDNTDLNTYKFLFQYVEEGIEKKTNVKVRACMDCAYKLHYRKIKKYLKKKKKKKRKEKRIKHRSTSSNESSSTSSSFDDNRSKSTKRKKYYIKKKLEKISLKTQEKKNEENMYFHDLIF